The following is a genomic window from Clostridium sp..
AGGATGATAGATACAAAACCCGGGATATACAGGATATTGAATTACAATGCAGGTTTGAGTACTTTGCTGTCTGTTGTAAAACATGCTGTAAACGAGACAAGGTCTTCCGGGACACCGCATCCGGAAGCAGTATCCATTATATATCTTCTCGGAGAATTTTCAAAAAATAACATTCTGTTGGCTTCCACTTTAACCTGGATAGCTACTTTTGCAAGACATCTTGTTTCCTTTGATTCGGACAATGTAACCATTCAGGCATTCAAAGTTTCAGGCGGCAGGGAAAATGAAAGTTATTATGATGTGGCAGTAAAGGAATTTAATCCGTTGGGTGGAGGTTATACTTCCATTGAATTTTTAGAGGACATAATAAGGCATGTTTTAGGTGTAGTAGGCCACAATAGATCATCCATGATGAACAGAATAAAAAATATCTCATTAAAACATGGTGATATATTGGAAGGATTGAAATACAAAGAAGAAATGATATTTTTAAGATTATAGGGAGGAATTTAAAATGATAATTACAAAAGAACATCTGGTTGGATTTGCTGCAGGTGTTGGAGTATCTGCTGCGACATATTATGTGTACAAGAAAAATCAGGTAAAGGTAGATGATTTTATTGAAAAGCACAAGATAGCAGTGGACAGTCATTCGGACAGGCCTTATGAAGAATTGAACCTTGAAGAATTGATGTTTGAGAAAGAAAGGATAGAGGATTTAATTGCTGAAAAGGAAATGGTGGTAAAAGAGCAGGTTGTCAAGCCAAAGGAAAATGATGAAAAAGTGGATTCACCTGATGAAACTTCACAGGAAGTTTGATATTAAATACCCAAAACTTTTATAAATAAAAGTCGACAGCTATTCAGAAGTTATTTTTCTTCTTGATAGCTGTACTGCTAAAATCGATGGCTGTGACAATGAAAATATGAGGAGAATTGTCATTGGAAATACTTAAATCAATATTTTATTTTATACTAGCAGGGATATTTGAAATAGGCGGAGGTTACCTTGTATGGTTATGGCTGAGGGATGGCAGAAGTATATTGTTTGGTTTGGCAGGAGCCACAAGTTTAATAATATATGGAATAATACCAACGTTACAGCCTCCAGGCTTCAATTTTGGCAGGGTATATGCAGCTTATGGAGGTATTTTTATTGTCCTCTCAATTTTGTGGGGATGGAAAATAGATAATGTAATGCCAGACAGGTTTGATTTGATCGGGGGAGCAATTGCTTTAATTGGCGTATTGGTAATTATGTATGCTCCGAGAGGATAAAATTTATTGGCATTTTTAAGAGCTTTGGAGAAATCCACAGTTCTTTTTTTATTTTAAAATAATTAACCAGGATACCTGATATGGAAAATGTTATCGGTATTGATTGAGATAAAGAACAATATACCGGCTATTTAACTAAATTAATTAGTGGGGCAGACAGATATGCTGCAACAAAGCTGGGTACAGACTTTATTGAAAATGGAGGTAAATAAATGGCGAAATATAGAAAAAGATCCGTTGTAATTGAAGCTGTTCAATGGACAGGTAAAAATATAGATGAAATAGCTAAATTTATGAGTAGTAATGGGATATATTGTTATAAAAATAATAAATTAATGATTGTAACCCTGGAAGGTGTCCATGTTGCCAGTATAAATGATTATATTATAAAAGGCGTGAACGGTGAATTTTATCCATGCAAACCGGATATATTCAAGAAAACCTACGATTTTGTATCAGATTAAAATTATGCTAGCTTAATAACGTTAATCCTGGGTCATTGATTTGATCCAGGGTTTATCTTTATGTAATTATGCACTGTATAGTTTAGATGTCTATGTTGACTTTTCGATTGAATTAATCTATACTAAATCAGATGCTTTTGGCATGACTAAGGGCGGGGTAAGTAAAATGATCAAACGGTTGCAAGTTAAAAATGCTATTGTACCGTTTAAAAAGCCAGACAATAACAAGAATATTTATTTTGAACTAACTGAGAAGGGCAAAAAAATATCTAAAAGGCATCAGGAAATTCATAAAAAATGGAAAAATCGAGACTCTGAAATACTTGCAAAATTAAAAGATAAAGAAATCCGTCTCGGTAAAATAAAAAGTGGAATCAGAACAAATTTATATTATTTAGCAAACTCATCGAAAGGCATTGAGTGTAAAGCCTGTGGGTCTAAGGCACCATCAGCTTCAGCAGACCAGACCAAGCAGCACGACAACTCCGACAAGCCAGCTCAATAGAAACAATTTTAACCCCAGGCCAAATTAATGAACCCAGGGCTTATAAAAATTTATTTTAAATAATAGGTGGATTTTATTTTTATAATTATTCTTTAGGTAATTTTTTAACCAATATCTTGTTTATCCTTTTACTGTTACATTTTAATATAATAAAATTATAGTTATTATAAATGATATTATCGTTTGTTTTTGGATATGATTTTAATTGTGAATAAATCCATCCACCAATAGTATCAATGTTTTCAACTTCAATATCTAGATTTAACAGTTCGTTTACATCTTCTATAGGAACTTTTCCATTAATAATATAGTTATTATCTTTAGTCCTATTTATTTCATTTTCATCTTTATCAAATTCATCTTGTATTTCACCAACAATTTCTTCCAGTACATCCTCAATAGTTACTAATCCAGATGTACCTCCAAATTCATCAATAACTATAGCCATTTGTGATTTTTCACTTTTAAATATTTTTAATAAATTACCTATTGACATGAATTCCGGGATGAATTTAACTTCTCGAATAATATTTTCAATATTTTTATCATTACCTTCAATCTTCTGCCTGTATAAATCTTTAATATGTATAAAGCCAACAATATTATCTTTATTGCCTTTACATACTGGATATCTAGTTAGATGTTTTTTTAAAGTAAATGATATAATATCATCAAATGAATCTTCTATAAATATACATACCATGTCAGTACGAGGCATCATTATTTCTTTTACATCCTTATCTGAAAAGTCAAATATATTATCAACAAATGTTAACTCGGTTTTATCGATTAAACCTTGTCTGTAACTGTCTTTAGCTAGTAGTTTTATTTCCTCATCAGTATGAGCTGCATCATGCTCGTCATTCTGTGAAATCCCAAATATTTTCAAGACCAAATTGGTACTATGGTTAAAAATCCACATTATAGGATATGTTAGCTTATAAAACATTATAAGAGGGAATGCTGTATACATAGCTATTTTTTCTGCATTTATAATTGCTAATGATTTAGGTACTAGTTCACCAAGCACAATATGAAATGCTGTTATAATTGAAAATCCTAGAATGAATGAAATAGAGTATATAGCACTTTCTGGCATATTAAATAAATTAAATATTGGTATTAAAATAT
Proteins encoded in this region:
- a CDS encoding hemolysin family protein is translated as MTILINTIIVFLLIFMNAFFVATEFVMVKVRKSRIETLALEGNKNAKYILVVIKNLNLYLSACQLGITLASLGLGWIGEPTVSHILIPIFNLFNMPESAIYSISFILGFSIITAFHIVLGELVPKSLAIINAEKIAMYTAFPLIMFYKLTYPIMWIFNHSTNLVLKIFGISQNDEHDAAHTDEEIKLLAKDSYRQGLIDKTELTFVDNIFDFSDKDVKEIMMPRTDMVCIFIEDSFDDIISFTLKKHLTRYPVCKGNKDNIVGFIHIKDLYRQKIEGNDKNIENIIREVKFIPEFMSIGNLLKIFKSEKSQMAIVIDEFGGTSGLVTIEDVLEEIVGEIQDEFDKDENEINRTKDNNYIINGKVPIEDVNELLNLDIEVENIDTIGGWIYSQLKSYPKTNDNIIYNNYNFIILKCNSKRINKILVKKLPKE
- a CDS encoding YnfA family protein produces the protein MEILKSIFYFILAGIFEIGGGYLVWLWLRDGRSILFGLAGATSLIIYGIIPTLQPPGFNFGRVYAAYGGIFIVLSILWGWKIDNVMPDRFDLIGGAIALIGVLVIMYAPRG